A region of Bombilactobacillus folatiphilus DNA encodes the following proteins:
- the ptsP gene encoding phosphoenolpyruvate--protein phosphotransferase, which translates to MVKTVKGIAASDGFANAPAYLLVQPDLSYQKKAVTDPESEVQRLTTAIEKSDTELTTIRDIAKQSLGEEEAQVFDAHKLILADPEFTGAVEQQIKNDKINAEQALDNVSQQFIAMFEAMTDNKYMQERAADVRDVSKRVMSHLLGVELPNPALIDHEVIIVAHDLTPSDTAQLNKKYVKAFITDIGGRTAHSAIMARSLEIPAIVGSDTITTDVKAGDQLIVDGVHGDAVINPTETEVNHYQQLAQQYAQEKAEWAKLKDAATVTADGKHFEIAANIGTPKDLVGVKANGAEAIGLYRTEFLYMDSAELPSEEDQFAAYKEVLEGMNGKPVVVRTMDIGGDKHLPYLPLPEEMNPFLGYRAIRISLDRQDIFRTQLRALLRASAFGKLRIMFPMIATVQEFRQAKGILQEEMDKLTAENIQFDANLEVGIMIEIPAAAVLADQFAKEVDFFSIGTNDLIQYTMAADRGNEHVSYLYQPYNPSILRLIKHVIDSAHQEGKWVGMCGEAAGDSVMVPLLLGMGLDEYSMSATSILRVRSLMKHLDTNDLPDLVHQALNVSLSNADNAKLVNDFVAKNRK; encoded by the coding sequence ATGGTTAAAACAGTGAAGGGAATTGCAGCTAGTGATGGCTTTGCGAATGCCCCAGCCTATCTGTTAGTTCAACCGGATTTGTCCTATCAAAAGAAAGCGGTCACGGATCCTGAAAGTGAAGTTCAACGTCTCACAACAGCGATTGAAAAATCGGACACTGAATTAACGACAATTCGTGATATTGCTAAACAATCTTTGGGCGAAGAAGAAGCACAAGTTTTTGACGCACATAAGTTGATTTTGGCGGATCCTGAATTCACGGGTGCTGTTGAACAGCAGATTAAAAATGACAAAATTAATGCCGAACAAGCTTTAGATAATGTTTCTCAACAGTTTATTGCAATGTTTGAAGCTATGACTGATAACAAGTATATGCAAGAACGTGCAGCGGATGTTCGCGACGTTTCGAAGCGTGTCATGAGTCATCTTTTGGGTGTTGAATTGCCTAATCCAGCTTTGATTGATCATGAAGTGATTATTGTAGCTCATGATTTGACGCCAAGTGATACTGCACAGTTAAATAAGAAGTATGTTAAAGCTTTTATTACTGATATCGGTGGTCGGACCGCCCATTCTGCAATTATGGCGCGGTCTTTGGAAATTCCCGCGATTGTTGGTTCTGACACGATTACCACTGATGTCAAAGCTGGCGATCAATTAATCGTTGATGGTGTCCATGGGGATGCGGTGATTAATCCTACTGAAACAGAAGTTAATCATTATCAACAATTGGCGCAACAATATGCTCAAGAAAAAGCTGAATGGGCTAAATTGAAAGATGCTGCGACAGTTACGGCTGATGGTAAGCATTTTGAAATTGCTGCTAATATTGGAACTCCTAAAGACTTGGTGGGCGTTAAAGCTAACGGTGCCGAAGCGATCGGCTTGTATCGGACAGAATTTTTGTATATGGATTCTGCTGAGTTACCATCTGAAGAAGATCAATTTGCAGCCTACAAAGAAGTTTTAGAAGGTATGAACGGTAAGCCTGTGGTAGTTCGAACCATGGATATTGGTGGCGATAAGCATTTACCATATTTGCCACTGCCTGAAGAGATGAATCCGTTCTTAGGTTATCGGGCTATTCGGATTAGTTTAGATCGACAAGATATCTTTCGAACACAGTTGCGCGCTTTATTACGGGCTTCCGCGTTTGGTAAATTGCGAATTATGTTCCCAATGATTGCGACTGTTCAAGAATTCCGTCAAGCTAAGGGCATTTTGCAAGAAGAGATGGATAAGCTGACAGCTGAAAATATTCAATTTGATGCTAACTTGGAAGTTGGTATCATGATTGAAATTCCGGCTGCTGCTGTTTTGGCAGATCAATTTGCTAAAGAAGTTGATTTCTTCAGTATTGGAACAAATGATTTGATTCAATACACAATGGCCGCTGATCGTGGCAATGAGCATGTTTCTTACCTCTATCAACCATATAATCCATCTATTTTACGTTTGATTAAGCATGTGATTGATTCTGCACATCAAGAAGGTAAATGGGTTGGTATGTGTGGCGAAGCTGCTGGTGATTCTGTCATGGTACCATTATTATTAGGTATGGGATTGGATGAATATTCCATGAGTGCAACTTCTATCTTACGAGTGCGCTCGTTGATGAAGCATTTAGATACGAATGATTTACCTGACTTAGTTCATCAAGCGTTAAATGTTTCGTTAAGTAATGCTGATAATGCAAAATTAGTTAATGATTTTGTTGCTAAAAACCGCAAATAA
- a CDS encoding phosphocarrier protein HPr, with translation MEKKDFHVIAETGIHARPATMLVQTASKFSSDVNLEYSGKTVNLKSIMGVMSLGVGQGADVTITADGDDAAEALKAIGETMAKEGLSE, from the coding sequence ATGGAAAAGAAAGACTTTCATGTTATTGCAGAAACTGGTATTCATGCACGTCCAGCAACGATGTTAGTACAAACTGCAAGTAAATTTAGTTCAGATGTTAATTTAGAATATTCTGGTAAGACTGTTAATTTGAAGTCCATTATGGGTGTTATGTCCTTAGGCGTTGGTCAAGGTGCAGATGTGACAATTACTGCTGATGGCGATGATGCTGCAGAAGCCTTGAAGGCAATTGGTGAAACGATGGCTAAAGAAGGTTTGTCAGAATAA
- a CDS encoding ATP-dependent Clp protease ATP-binding subunit: protein MLCQNCHKNEATIHLYTSVNGQQAEVNLCQSCYRKLREQQAMGGSSKMNNDPFGFGDLSSLFGGIDPQQEMRRQQQMSTQGQRGGGGNNSGNGILSQFGVDLTAQAEAGKIDPVVGRDKEIDRVIEILNRRTKNNPVLIGEAGVGKTAVVEGLAQRIVDGEVPEKLQSKRVIRLDVVSLVQGTGVRGQFEQRMQELINELQNNKNIILFIDEIHEIVGAGNAEGGMDAGNVLKPALARGELQLVGATTFNEYRQIEKDSALARRLQPVQVSEPSVDQTVEILKGIEPKYEAYHHVKYTPEAIQAAAVLSDRYIQDRFLPDKAIDLLDESGSRKNLTLSPVDPAEIEKKIKEAEANKQTALKQEDYEKAAFYRDQTKKLEEVRDNKTDTEQEPQVTEDDIESIVEEKTNIPVGDLKAQEQEQLRNLTPELEAHVIGQDKAVGQVSRAIRRNRVGFNKTGRPIGSFLFVGPTGVGKTELAKQLAKQLFGSEDSMIRFDMSEYMEKHSVSKLIGSPPGYVGYEEAGQLTEQVRRHPYSLILLDEIEKAHPDVMHMFLQILDDGRLTDSQGRTVSFKDTIIIMTSNAGQGDSEANVGFGAEMSGNTNSVLDKLGNYFKPEFLNRFDGIIEFDPLSKESLLKIVNLMIQDTNRMIADQGLDVEVTQPAKEKIVDLGYDPALGARPLRRVIQDQIEDRVADHYLDHPQEKHLKAVLDNDNIKVEANSSDTATESKKQTKDTKATKKDTNQASNDDKDKK, encoded by the coding sequence ATGCTTTGCCAAAATTGTCATAAAAATGAAGCAACTATCCATCTCTATACTAGTGTTAACGGTCAGCAAGCCGAGGTTAATTTATGCCAAAGTTGCTATCGAAAGTTGCGTGAACAACAAGCGATGGGAGGAAGTTCAAAGATGAATAACGATCCATTTGGTTTTGGCGATCTGAGTTCCTTGTTTGGCGGCATTGATCCTCAACAAGAAATGCGGCGTCAGCAACAAATGTCAACGCAAGGTCAGCGCGGTGGCGGTGGTAATAATTCTGGAAATGGAATCTTGAGTCAATTTGGTGTCGATCTGACTGCTCAAGCTGAAGCTGGTAAAATTGATCCTGTCGTTGGACGCGATAAAGAAATTGACCGTGTGATTGAAATTTTAAATCGGCGGACCAAAAATAATCCGGTTCTAATCGGTGAAGCTGGTGTCGGTAAAACAGCAGTTGTGGAAGGTTTAGCTCAACGAATTGTTGATGGTGAAGTTCCTGAAAAATTACAGAGTAAACGCGTCATTCGCTTAGATGTTGTTTCGCTGGTGCAAGGTACTGGTGTCCGCGGACAGTTTGAACAGCGAATGCAAGAATTAATTAACGAGTTACAAAATAACAAGAATATTATCTTATTTATTGATGAAATTCACGAAATTGTTGGTGCTGGTAATGCCGAAGGCGGTATGGACGCTGGTAATGTCTTAAAACCTGCTTTAGCACGTGGCGAATTGCAATTAGTCGGAGCAACGACTTTTAACGAATATCGTCAAATTGAAAAAGATTCTGCATTGGCACGGCGACTACAACCAGTTCAAGTTAGCGAACCGTCAGTCGACCAAACCGTTGAAATTTTAAAGGGTATCGAACCTAAATACGAAGCTTATCATCATGTAAAATATACACCTGAAGCCATTCAAGCTGCAGCGGTCCTATCCGATCGCTATATTCAAGACCGTTTCCTACCGGATAAGGCCATTGACTTGTTAGACGAATCTGGCTCTCGTAAAAATCTTACGCTCAGTCCTGTCGATCCTGCGGAAATTGAGAAGAAAATTAAAGAAGCCGAAGCTAATAAGCAAACTGCTCTCAAACAAGAGGATTATGAAAAAGCCGCTTTTTATCGCGATCAAACCAAAAAACTTGAGGAAGTTCGTGATAATAAAACTGACACTGAACAAGAGCCCCAAGTTACCGAAGATGATATTGAAAGTATTGTCGAAGAAAAAACCAATATTCCCGTTGGCGACTTAAAAGCACAAGAACAAGAGCAATTGCGCAATTTAACACCTGAATTAGAGGCTCACGTAATTGGTCAAGATAAAGCCGTGGGTCAAGTCAGCCGAGCAATTCGACGGAACCGCGTTGGTTTTAACAAGACTGGACGCCCAATTGGTTCTTTCCTCTTTGTCGGCCCAACTGGTGTTGGTAAAACAGAATTAGCTAAACAATTAGCTAAACAATTATTTGGCAGTGAAGATAGCATGATTCGCTTCGATATGTCTGAATATATGGAAAAACACAGTGTGTCGAAGTTAATTGGCTCACCTCCAGGGTATGTTGGCTATGAAGAAGCTGGACAATTAACTGAACAAGTTCGGCGGCATCCATACAGTTTGATTTTGTTGGACGAAATTGAAAAAGCCCATCCTGATGTAATGCATATGTTCTTACAAATCTTGGATGATGGCCGTTTAACGGACTCACAAGGTCGCACGGTTAGTTTTAAAGATACTATTATCATCATGACTTCCAATGCTGGACAAGGTGATAGTGAAGCTAATGTGGGCTTTGGCGCTGAGATGTCCGGTAATACGAATTCTGTTTTAGATAAACTTGGCAATTACTTCAAACCCGAATTTTTGAACCGATTTGACGGCATTATTGAATTCGATCCATTATCTAAGGAAAGTTTGTTAAAAATTGTGAACTTGATGATTCAAGATACGAATCGTATGATTGCCGATCAAGGTTTGGACGTTGAAGTCACCCAACCGGCCAAAGAAAAAATTGTTGATTTGGGTTATGATCCAGCTTTAGGAGCACGACCATTACGTCGGGTTATTCAGGATCAAATTGAAGACCGTGTGGCAGATCATTATCTTGATCATCCTCAAGAAAAACACCTGAAGGCAGTTTTGGATAACGACAATATTAAAGTCGAAGCAAATTCCAGCGACACAGCTACTGAATCAAAAAAACAAACTAAAGATACCAAAGCAACCAAAAAAGATACGAATCAAGCATCAAATGACGACAAAGACAAGAAATAA
- a CDS encoding DUF4097 family beta strand repeat-containing protein has protein sequence MKKYYRFSWLLLLIGLILVAVGYFHDGFQPLAGDMHSSKVYVLDNHREVQQYKVAPFKKIRVDLQDNADNVQIKSGSKYQVKVINGQKNHLIKTYVNNKQELVVQDQGRYFYYVSVGLKSPQIQITVPRDQVLQSVQGNLQDGQLSLTDLQTQRLVLRADNSRINLQQLQVLQADSDFHLSDSQLHMQNSNLKKAKLNVDDSHLQFNNSQLQLHGRLSDSVCRLKQVKLLGTSKIQMKDSKFRLAQMTLPLNYQFKLKDTSIRQKGRRLRHNPYAKQIQVQPCLVVRSDDSFISMY, from the coding sequence ATGAAAAAATATTATCGTTTTAGTTGGTTGTTACTGTTGATAGGATTGATTTTGGTAGCTGTCGGTTATTTTCATGACGGTTTTCAACCACTAGCTGGAGATATGCACAGTTCCAAAGTTTATGTTTTGGATAATCATCGGGAAGTCCAACAATATAAAGTAGCGCCATTTAAGAAAATCCGGGTTGATTTGCAAGATAATGCTGATAATGTTCAGATTAAGTCGGGTTCTAAGTATCAGGTGAAGGTTATTAATGGACAGAAGAATCATTTGATCAAAACATATGTGAACAACAAGCAAGAATTAGTGGTTCAAGATCAGGGACGTTATTTTTATTATGTATCTGTGGGGTTAAAGAGCCCGCAGATTCAAATTACAGTGCCGCGTGATCAGGTTTTACAAAGTGTTCAGGGAAATTTGCAAGATGGTCAATTATCCTTAACAGATCTTCAGACGCAACGCTTAGTATTACGAGCTGATAATTCACGCATTAATTTGCAGCAGTTACAGGTTCTCCAAGCTGACAGTGATTTTCATTTAAGTGATAGTCAGTTGCACATGCAAAATTCTAATTTGAAGAAAGCTAAGTTGAATGTCGATGATTCACATCTCCAGTTCAACAATAGTCAATTACAATTGCACGGTCGATTGTCTGATTCAGTTTGTCGATTGAAACAAGTGAAACTGTTGGGCACAAGTAAAATTCAAATGAAAGACAGCAAGTTTCGTTTAGCGCAGATGACGTTGCCATTGAATTATCAATTTAAATTGAAAGATACGTCTATCAGACAAAAAGGCCGACGCTTACGACATAATCCTTATGCTAAGCAGATTCAAGTTCAACCGTGTTTGGTGGTTCGGTCAGATGATAGCTTCATTTCTATGTACTAA
- a CDS encoding DUF1700 domain-containing protein, with protein MKSIIKDYLAQLTKELAALPTDERQEVVGFYQEFILDAGFDQKDLLEDELGTPKQLAHKILADYSLSSTALLPAVVEPQNPKEKLLKGGTSRRNLRIVWWIFLGMLAAPIGIPTILVVAALLLAILVVFLAIGASFVAVVLSLFLSSLFIIFRFTIPLLTTNWAVACFYLGIAAIMMAISLLCMPLIIKFARFLTTQCVTFARYLGRKFLKKRYFRQKSQQQGDY; from the coding sequence ATGAAGTCGATCATTAAAGATTATTTGGCACAACTAACAAAAGAATTAGCGGCTTTACCAACTGATGAGCGGCAAGAAGTCGTTGGATTTTATCAAGAATTCATCTTAGACGCAGGCTTCGACCAAAAAGATTTGTTGGAAGACGAATTAGGGACACCCAAGCAATTAGCGCACAAAATTTTGGCCGATTATTCGTTGAGTTCGACGGCGTTGTTGCCGGCAGTGGTTGAACCTCAAAATCCGAAAGAAAAACTTCTTAAAGGGGGCACTTCGCGGCGGAATTTACGAATTGTTTGGTGGATTTTCTTAGGAATGTTAGCTGCTCCAATTGGAATTCCAACCATTTTGGTTGTCGCTGCTTTGTTATTGGCGATTCTAGTAGTTTTCTTGGCGATTGGCGCTTCATTTGTCGCCGTTGTTTTATCTCTATTCTTAAGTAGTCTGTTCATTATTTTCAGATTTACGATTCCGTTGTTGACCACGAATTGGGCGGTAGCGTGTTTTTATTTAGGTATAGCTGCAATAATGATGGCGATTTCGTTACTTTGTATGCCACTGATTATTAAATTTGCTCGGTTTTTGACGACACAGTGTGTCACATTTGCTCGATATTTAGGACGTAAATTTTTGAAGAAGCGTTACTTTCGTCAAAAGTCTCAACAGCAAGGAGATTACTAA
- a CDS encoding PadR family transcriptional regulator, with protein MAIQVPARLLDGTVLSFLKTEDLYGYALTQQVQAVLDISESTIYPVLRRLKKGGYLDTYDQPYLGRNRRYYRLTDTGQALFWEIKAEWQKFSDGINQVMEVNENEVDH; from the coding sequence ATGGCAATTCAAGTTCCAGCGCGATTACTGGATGGTACGGTCCTTTCGTTTTTAAAAACTGAAGATTTATATGGCTATGCGCTGACACAACAGGTGCAAGCAGTGTTGGATATTTCAGAGTCGACGATTTATCCGGTTTTGCGCCGTTTGAAAAAGGGTGGTTATTTGGATACATATGATCAACCTTATTTAGGCCGTAATCGCCGATATTACCGTTTAACAGATACAGGTCAGGCCTTATTTTGGGAAATTAAGGCGGAATGGCAAAAATTCAGTGATGGAATCAATCAAGTGATGGAGGTCAATGAGAATGAAGTCGATCATTAA
- a CDS encoding peptide chain release factor 3: MKQEQLQDAVQKRRTFAIISHPDAGKTTITEQMLLFGGVIRSAGTVKGKKTGNYATSDWMEIEKKRGISVTSSVMEFDYQDKHVNILDTPGHEDFSEDTYRTLMAVDAAVMVIDSAKGIEAQTKKLFKVVKQRGIPIFTFMNKLDRDGREPLDLIGELEDLLDIEGVAMNWPMGSGKNLQGLYDLQNRRIELYHPDDEQHRFLPLNDDGQLIDDHPLLQDSLYQQTLDEVGLLKEAGNTFDRQKILQGEQTPVFFGSALTNFGVQTFLDQFLELAPAPSSHQLVDETNIAADDAEFSGFIFKIQANMNPKHRDRIAFVRIGSGEFEKGMEVKLQRTQKELRLNNATEFMSDQREQVKNAVAGDIVGLYDTGNFQIGDTIYAGKREVQYPVLPQFTPELFMEVIPKNVMKQKSFHKGMQQLVQEGAVQLYRNYQTGDYVLGAVGQLQFEVFKFRMQNEYNTEVVMKPMGERIARWIKPEQLDPAMSSSRNILVKDLAEQPLFLFENRFAEQWFENKYPDVQLTAKL, translated from the coding sequence ATGAAACAAGAACAGTTGCAAGATGCAGTGCAAAAACGGCGGACGTTTGCGATTATTTCTCACCCAGATGCTGGAAAAACCACGATTACCGAACAAATGTTGCTTTTTGGTGGCGTCATTCGTTCGGCTGGAACCGTTAAAGGGAAAAAAACTGGCAATTATGCAACCTCTGATTGGATGGAAATCGAAAAGAAGCGGGGAATTTCCGTGACCAGTTCCGTGATGGAATTTGATTATCAAGATAAGCATGTCAACATTTTGGATACGCCGGGACATGAGGATTTTTCCGAAGACACGTATCGGACTTTGATGGCTGTAGATGCGGCGGTGATGGTGATTGATTCGGCTAAGGGTATTGAAGCACAGACGAAAAAGTTATTCAAAGTTGTTAAGCAACGGGGCATCCCGATTTTTACTTTTATGAATAAGTTGGATCGTGATGGCCGCGAACCATTAGATTTGATCGGTGAATTAGAAGATTTACTGGATATCGAAGGTGTTGCGATGAATTGGCCGATGGGCAGTGGCAAGAATTTGCAAGGGTTATATGATCTGCAAAATCGGCGGATAGAGTTGTACCATCCAGATGATGAACAACATCGTTTTCTTCCCTTAAATGATGACGGTCAGTTAATCGATGACCATCCCTTGTTACAAGATAGTTTGTATCAACAAACTTTGGATGAAGTTGGTTTGTTGAAGGAAGCTGGCAACACTTTTGATCGACAAAAAATCTTGCAAGGTGAACAGACACCAGTCTTCTTTGGGTCAGCATTAACGAATTTTGGGGTGCAGACTTTTTTGGATCAATTTTTGGAGTTGGCGCCAGCGCCTAGTTCGCATCAGTTAGTTGATGAAACAAACATTGCGGCGGATGACGCAGAATTTTCAGGATTTATCTTTAAAATTCAAGCTAACATGAATCCTAAACATCGTGATCGAATTGCTTTTGTGCGAATTGGTTCCGGCGAGTTTGAAAAGGGCATGGAAGTAAAATTACAGCGAACCCAGAAAGAGCTGCGGTTAAACAACGCGACGGAGTTTATGTCTGATCAGCGTGAACAGGTTAAAAACGCCGTGGCAGGTGATATTGTTGGGTTATATGACACTGGTAACTTTCAAATTGGGGATACGATTTATGCTGGCAAGCGGGAGGTGCAATATCCCGTCTTACCGCAATTTACGCCTGAACTATTCATGGAAGTAATTCCGAAAAATGTGATGAAGCAAAAGTCATTTCACAAAGGTATGCAGCAATTAGTGCAAGAAGGCGCTGTGCAGTTATATCGTAATTATCAAACGGGTGATTATGTTTTGGGAGCTGTGGGACAATTGCAGTTTGAAGTCTTTAAGTTTCGGATGCAAAATGAATATAATACGGAAGTTGTGATGAAACCGATGGGGGAGCGGATTGCACGTTGGATTAAGCCCGAGCAATTAGATCCGGCAATGTCATCTAGTCGCAATATTTTGGTGAAAGATTTAGCGGAGCAACCATTATTTTTATTCGAAAATCGATTTGCGGAACAATGGTTTGAAAATAAGTATCCGGATGTACAGTTAACAGCTAAATTATAA
- a CDS encoding DUF402 domain-containing protein — MQVPREGDYIAIQSYKHDGHLHRTWRDTMVLKTSENSIIGCNDHTLVTESDRRHWYTREPALVYFHKHYWFNIVTMLRDNGPSYYCNLATPFVLDKEALKYIDYDLDVKVFPDGEKRLLDVDEYAAHKRLWRYSDDIDQILKDSTETLIDWIDHKKGPFSQGYIDIWYQRYQELLHRS, encoded by the coding sequence ATGCAAGTTCCTCGTGAAGGAGATTACATAGCCATTCAGAGTTATAAACATGATGGACATTTACATCGAACATGGCGCGATACCATGGTGTTGAAAACGAGTGAAAATTCCATCATTGGCTGTAATGATCACACTTTAGTGACTGAAAGTGATCGCCGGCATTGGTATACTCGTGAACCAGCGTTAGTTTATTTTCATAAGCATTATTGGTTTAATATTGTGACCATGTTGCGTGATAATGGACCATCATATTACTGTAATTTGGCTACTCCTTTTGTGTTAGATAAAGAAGCGCTGAAATATATTGATTATGATTTAGATGTCAAAGTTTTTCCTGATGGTGAAAAACGCTTGTTGGATGTGGATGAATATGCAGCACATAAGCGTTTGTGGCGGTATTCTGATGATATTGATCAAATTCTGAAAGATAGTACAGAAACGTTAATTGACTGGATTGACCACAAAAAAGGTCCTTTTTCACAAGGCTATATTGATATTTGGTATCAACGTTATCAGGAATTATTACACCGATCATAA
- the recX gene encoding recombination regulator RecX, translated as MKITQITTQKRPGRYNIFIDGQFALAVSETMLVNLQLAKGQELTAQQLAELKDQEVFDRAYQQALNYLSYQLRTQGEMKQYLRQHDISPAVSQQVVSLLVQQQYLDDRQYAASFVRTAVKTTLDGPQKIRYKLQQKKLMPDVIEQALPLYSVEQQIQNATKLAQKCWRQNQRQPQHKRYQKVQQRLMTAGFASEVNSKVLAQLDLTSDEQAEQQLLDQAIDKLWPRYRTKDQGRRKLYAALMRRGFQSSQISAALENLK; from the coding sequence TTGAAAATCACGCAAATTACAACGCAAAAACGTCCGGGACGTTACAATATTTTCATTGATGGACAATTTGCTTTAGCGGTCAGTGAGACAATGCTGGTGAATCTGCAGTTAGCCAAGGGACAAGAATTGACGGCGCAACAATTAGCTGAATTGAAAGATCAGGAAGTTTTTGATCGTGCTTATCAACAAGCCTTGAATTATTTGAGTTATCAATTGCGAACACAGGGCGAAATGAAACAATATTTGAGACAACACGATATTTCGCCTGCTGTCAGCCAACAAGTGGTTTCACTGTTAGTTCAGCAACAATATCTGGATGATCGTCAATATGCGGCGAGTTTTGTGCGCACTGCGGTGAAAACAACGCTAGATGGTCCGCAAAAAATCCGCTATAAATTGCAACAAAAAAAATTGATGCCCGATGTGATTGAGCAAGCTTTACCACTCTATTCTGTCGAGCAACAGATTCAAAATGCAACTAAGCTAGCTCAAAAGTGTTGGCGCCAAAATCAGCGTCAACCACAGCATAAACGTTATCAAAAAGTACAACAACGCTTAATGACGGCCGGATTTGCTAGTGAAGTAAATTCTAAAGTGTTAGCGCAATTAGATTTAACATCTGATGAGCAAGCGGAGCAACAATTATTAGATCAAGCGATTGATAAGTTGTGGCCGCGTTATCGAACTAAAGATCAAGGGCGCCGCAAGTTGTATGCAGCTTTGATGCGCCGTGGTTTTCAGTCGTCGCAAATTAGTGCTGCATTAGAAAATCTCAAATAA
- the rlmD gene encoding 23S rRNA (uracil(1939)-C(5))-methyltransferase RlmD, producing MSKDTLPIKIGQKLQLEIKKMGINGEGIGYYHQKLVFVPQVLPGEQVQCEITAIQPHFLRGKCLTRTHDSSLRNHQVPTLYGKVGGLELAHLKYPAQLNFKRLMVKQALQHFQPQGFRHYQVLPTIGMDEPWHYRNKAQFQLQEQAGQVVCGLYQNHSHQVVDSLTMPTQSCLTLSILQRLVPIIQQLQLPIFDEEHNSGIFKTLVVRESTFTKTSQLTVITNSRKFPKLRQFLALLNAQIPEVDALFQNYNPAPSHDVWGAETKLLWGKEYLVEQINNQQFALSPRAFLQLNPIQTQKLYQLVQKTIDPQPDDILVDAYAGVGTIGISLAPKVAQVLGSETIPEAVHDANLNAQQNHLANAHYTVGATEELYPKWLAQGLRPTSLVVDPPRVGLANSLVELLVKSGPAKVVYVSCNPSTLARDLRQLAPVYQVQSIQPIDMFPQTPHVESMTVLERKKERS from the coding sequence TTGTCAAAAGACACTTTGCCAATTAAAATTGGTCAAAAATTACAGCTCGAAATTAAAAAAATGGGAATTAACGGTGAAGGCATTGGTTATTACCATCAGAAATTAGTCTTTGTGCCGCAAGTTTTACCGGGTGAACAAGTGCAATGTGAAATTACGGCAATTCAGCCTCATTTTTTGCGTGGAAAATGTTTGACAAGAACCCACGACAGTTCCTTACGCAACCACCAAGTGCCCACTTTATACGGAAAAGTTGGCGGCTTAGAATTAGCCCATTTAAAATATCCGGCACAACTCAACTTCAAGCGCCTCATGGTTAAGCAGGCTTTGCAACATTTTCAACCACAAGGTTTTCGCCACTATCAAGTTTTGCCGACCATTGGCATGGATGAGCCGTGGCATTATCGCAATAAAGCGCAATTTCAATTGCAAGAACAAGCTGGCCAAGTGGTGTGTGGACTCTATCAAAATCACAGCCATCAAGTCGTCGATTCATTGACCATGCCGACACAAAGCTGCTTAACGTTAAGTATCTTACAACGCTTAGTGCCAATAATTCAACAACTGCAATTGCCGATTTTTGATGAAGAACATAATTCGGGCATTTTCAAAACGTTGGTCGTGCGCGAGTCAACTTTCACAAAGACATCACAACTCACCGTCATCACTAACTCCCGCAAGTTTCCCAAATTACGGCAATTCTTGGCTTTATTGAACGCACAAATTCCCGAAGTCGATGCACTCTTTCAGAATTATAATCCCGCCCCAAGCCACGATGTCTGGGGAGCAGAAACTAAATTGCTGTGGGGCAAAGAATATCTCGTCGAACAAATCAATAATCAACAATTCGCGCTATCACCACGAGCTTTCTTGCAACTTAATCCCATTCAAACGCAAAAATTATATCAACTTGTGCAAAAAACCATTGATCCACAACCTGATGATATTTTGGTCGACGCATATGCAGGCGTAGGCACGATTGGGATTAGTTTAGCACCAAAAGTTGCCCAAGTTCTCGGCAGTGAAACCATACCAGAGGCGGTGCATGACGCCAATCTTAATGCACAACAAAATCACTTAGCTAACGCCCATTACACGGTTGGCGCGACGGAAGAATTATATCCTAAATGGCTCGCTCAAGGCTTGCGCCCCACCAGTCTCGTTGTCGACCCGCCCCGCGTTGGCTTAGCCAATTCACTAGTTGAATTATTAGTAAAATCAGGACCAGCCAAAGTCGTTTACGTTTCCTGTAATCCCTCCACTTTGGCGCGCGATTTGCGGCAATTAGCCCCAGTCTATCAAGTTCAATCCATTCAACCAATTGACATGTTTCCACAGACACCACATGTGGAAAGTATGACGGTGTTGGAGCGGAAAAAGGAAAGGAGTTGA